In the genome of Carnobacterium pleistocenium FTR1, one region contains:
- a CDS encoding metallophosphoesterase gives MSGWAIVGVVVAIVCVIILYLYLQNTQLERTQIELKIPFTGKTLSGTKIVHLSDFHLPRQGVSVKKLIEKVAQEKPDMIALTGDLIDVRDDFPQEALADLCRSLVEIAPTFAVTGNHDLNSGHLKKWEATLTSAGVRVLNDEAEWLPIGEDGIVVMGLSEKEDFSLTPKPILRGVMIEESLRTKPRILLAHRPELFEEYLMDLTHVPALTLSGHAHGGQVRLPFLGGLFSPGQGKFPSFTSGIYYDPEMPAYRMMVSRGIGNSTFPFRVNNRPEMIVIILH, from the coding sequence ATGTCAGGATGGGCAATAGTTGGTGTAGTCGTAGCAATTGTATGTGTCATTATTCTTTATTTATATTTACAAAACACCCAACTAGAACGAACACAAATTGAACTAAAAATCCCATTTACAGGGAAAACGTTAAGTGGAACAAAAATCGTTCATTTAAGTGATTTTCATTTGCCGCGACAAGGTGTGTCGGTAAAAAAATTGATTGAAAAAGTAGCGCAAGAAAAACCGGATATGATTGCATTGACTGGTGATTTGATCGATGTACGAGATGATTTTCCACAAGAGGCATTAGCAGACTTGTGCCGTTCGCTAGTTGAGATTGCTCCAACATTTGCAGTGACAGGAAATCATGATTTGAATTCGGGCCATTTAAAAAAATGGGAAGCAACATTAACTTCTGCCGGTGTAAGAGTGTTGAACGATGAAGCAGAGTGGTTGCCTATTGGTGAAGATGGGATCGTTGTAATGGGGTTGTCAGAAAAAGAAGATTTTAGTTTAACACCAAAGCCTATTTTAAGAGGCGTAATGATAGAAGAATCGTTGCGCACAAAACCGCGTATTTTATTGGCACACCGTCCAGAGTTATTTGAAGAATACCTGATGGATTTAACGCACGTACCTGCGTTGACGCTTAGTGGGCATGCTCACGGCGGACAAGTGAGATTGCCGTTCTTAGGCGGCTTGTTTTCACCAGGTCAAGGAAAGTTCCCGTCGTTCACTAGTGGAATTTATTACGACCCTGAAATGCCGGCTTACCGGATGATGGTCAGTCGAGGAATAGGAAATTCAACTTTCCCGTTTCGTGTCAATAACCGACCAGAAATGATAGTTATTATCCTGCATTAA
- a CDS encoding aldo/keto reductase, with protein sequence MVESLLDRMALNNGYTIPGIGLGTSGMTGKEAEDAVFSAIMKGYRLIDTASQYGNEADIGHGINRAVSSGVSRDEIFLVTKVWKTEAGFDNAIQAFEASLNRLNQPYVDLLLIHWPDKDGAVNLDTWRALEDIYESGRARSIGVANFSKGDLAELLKEAKVRPAINQFEIYPGNPNEDLNDFCDSENIVSMAYSPLKRGNISKERHLTTIGEKYGKTPSQVALRWDIQRDVIPIPKSSNKDRIQENAEVFDFKLSDEDMNTINNLDKQNRDRNPNSLIRSEVMRARNHREKKQGRK encoded by the coding sequence ATGGTAGAAAGCTTATTAGACAGAATGGCATTGAACAACGGGTACACGATTCCAGGGATTGGTTTAGGAACAAGTGGAATGACCGGTAAAGAAGCTGAAGATGCTGTTTTTTCAGCAATTATGAAAGGTTACCGATTAATTGATACAGCTTCACAGTATGGCAATGAAGCAGATATTGGGCACGGGATCAATCGTGCGGTCAGTTCAGGTGTTTCTCGTGATGAAATTTTTCTGGTCACTAAAGTCTGGAAAACAGAGGCTGGGTTTGATAATGCGATCCAAGCTTTTGAAGCCAGTTTAAATCGATTGAATCAACCCTATGTAGATTTGTTGCTGATCCATTGGCCTGATAAAGATGGCGCAGTGAACTTAGACACGTGGAGAGCATTAGAAGATATTTACGAATCTGGCAGAGCTAGATCGATTGGAGTAGCTAATTTTAGCAAAGGTGACTTAGCTGAATTATTGAAGGAAGCAAAAGTACGGCCAGCAATCAATCAATTTGAAATTTATCCAGGAAATCCAAATGAAGACTTAAACGACTTTTGTGATTCTGAGAATATTGTTAGTATGGCTTATAGTCCATTGAAAAGAGGAAATATCAGTAAAGAGCGCCACTTGACAACGATTGGTGAAAAATACGGCAAGACACCTTCACAGGTAGCTTTACGTTGGGATATCCAACGAGATGTCATTCCGATTCCAAAATCCAGCAATAAAGACCGCATTCAAGAAAATGCTGAGGTCTTTGATTTTAAATTGTCAGATGAAGACATGAACACGATCAATAACTTAGATAAACAAAATAGAGACCGAAATCCTAATAGTTTGATTCGTTCTGAAGTTATGAGAGCGCGTAACCATCGGGAAAAGAAGCAAGGACGTAAGTAA
- a CDS encoding helix-turn-helix domain-containing protein yields the protein MRFLMDSSSLRRLELMELLNSSGNWWTVEEIALRLNCSVRSVKADIYYYNNFSSNSIKLITSNHYGVKLILPASFQMESIYQEMLADNVNCQILECLYQEKLNSIEDYADYLFTSTSSIIRNVKHINLFLEEYNLTVQRNPMRIVGQEQQIRYFYSIFFWEKYGTKIGGTQYLEFDEARRIIQRLEKSTDIALSPIIENKLAICLLICLERISKGYIMQEYTAPIKLNKAALAIIESFVANIQMAIPKQEIEFMGFYLTNRYLNPDFQLNEVTREQLTIFQHIDQFLTGFSKKNSFVLPNKEVVKRSIFQYIVYKREFQGNDFFLVNRTKNTLVNIDKIYHSFIKLVFAEVENWTNTGEITKTEDEVIEILYLLIVYWEGLTAQILQLQEKIKVLLISQFGKAHELFLSDILRSYFPNELDCFSLTDEKFQASEIGLVITDTQIEDPRKETLRKVPVIGIEYAPNERNWKTIQSILIDIKHSKEASNNWVNASSPFN from the coding sequence ATGAGATTTTTAATGGATTCAAGTTCATTAAGGCGATTAGAACTGATGGAATTGTTGAACAGCAGTGGCAACTGGTGGACAGTTGAAGAAATTGCTCTGCGGCTAAATTGCTCTGTTCGCAGTGTTAAAGCAGATATTTACTATTACAATAATTTCTCTAGTAATTCCATTAAACTGATTACCTCAAATCACTATGGAGTAAAACTGATTTTGCCAGCTTCTTTTCAGATGGAAAGTATTTATCAAGAAATGTTAGCAGATAATGTGAACTGCCAAATATTGGAATGTTTGTACCAAGAAAAGTTAAACTCGATAGAAGATTACGCTGATTATTTATTTACCAGTACCTCTTCTATTATCCGCAACGTTAAACATATTAATTTATTTCTTGAAGAATATAATTTGACTGTTCAACGAAATCCTATGAGGATAGTAGGACAGGAACAACAAATTCGGTATTTTTATAGCATTTTTTTCTGGGAAAAATATGGAACTAAAATAGGCGGAACGCAGTACCTTGAATTTGATGAAGCAAGGAGGATCATTCAAAGACTTGAAAAGAGTACTGACATAGCTTTATCGCCGATCATAGAAAATAAATTGGCTATATGTTTACTCATTTGTCTTGAAAGGATCAGCAAAGGGTACATAATGCAGGAATATACCGCTCCTATTAAATTAAACAAAGCAGCTTTAGCAATTATTGAAAGTTTCGTGGCAAACATCCAAATGGCTATCCCAAAACAAGAAATTGAATTTATGGGCTTTTATTTAACCAATCGCTATCTAAATCCTGATTTTCAACTAAACGAAGTGACGAGAGAACAGCTAACTATTTTTCAGCATATTGATCAATTTTTAACAGGCTTTTCTAAAAAAAATTCTTTTGTATTGCCAAATAAAGAAGTTGTGAAACGGAGTATTTTTCAGTACATCGTCTATAAAAGAGAATTTCAAGGAAATGATTTTTTTCTAGTCAACCGGACTAAGAATACATTGGTAAATATCGACAAAATTTATCACTCATTTATAAAACTCGTTTTTGCAGAAGTAGAAAATTGGACTAATACTGGGGAAATAACCAAAACAGAGGATGAGGTCATTGAGATTTTGTATCTCCTAATCGTTTATTGGGAGGGTTTGACGGCTCAAATCTTACAGTTGCAAGAAAAAATCAAGGTGTTGCTCATTTCTCAATTTGGAAAGGCACATGAACTTTTTCTATCCGACATTTTAAGGAGTTATTTTCCAAATGAATTAGACTGTTTTAGCCTGACGGATGAAAAATTCCAAGCTTCGGAAATAGGACTGGTGATAACGGATACTCAAATAGAAGACCCTCGGAAAGAAACCCTTAGAAAGGTTCCGGTAATTGGCATCGAGTATGCACCAAATGAGCGAAATTGGAAAACCATCCAAAGTATTTTAATTGATATCAAACACAGTAAAGAGGCAAGCAACAATTGGGTAAATGCGTCTTCTCCTTTTAATTAA
- a CDS encoding Gfo/Idh/MocA family protein, with protein sequence MVLNLGIIGTNWITNQFVDAAIATQEYQLVGVYSRSIEKAKAFGEPYHAKVFETSLEAYATNSDIDVVYIASPNSMHYEQAVTLMKAGKHVIVEKPIFSNPREWIAAAQVAEENKVFLFEAARHVHEENFKIVKEEVKSIENLQGAAFSYMKYSSRYDAVLKGEEPNIFSLDFSGGALADLGVYPLYAAIGWFGIPETSHYYCTKIATGVDGKGTIILRYKDFDVTILTGKIVNSFLPAEIYGLNKTLSLDSIESITTIEVVDCKTKLKESIAKKTSENPMMDEAKDFADVINFPEDINKQKEYKEWLILSQQVNQIMTNLRKDADIVFAADKL encoded by the coding sequence ATGGTATTAAATTTAGGCATTATTGGAACAAATTGGATTACCAATCAATTTGTGGATGCAGCGATCGCTACGCAAGAATATCAATTAGTTGGAGTATATTCAAGATCAATCGAAAAAGCAAAAGCCTTTGGCGAACCTTATCATGCAAAGGTATTTGAAACAAGTTTAGAAGCCTATGCAACAAATTCAGATATTGATGTCGTTTATATCGCTTCACCAAATAGCATGCATTACGAACAAGCCGTTACCTTGATGAAAGCAGGCAAACACGTGATAGTAGAAAAACCGATTTTTTCTAATCCACGTGAATGGATTGCTGCAGCACAAGTTGCTGAAGAGAATAAGGTGTTTTTATTTGAAGCCGCTCGTCATGTCCATGAAGAAAATTTTAAAATCGTAAAAGAAGAAGTGAAGTCAATCGAGAATCTGCAAGGGGCAGCTTTTTCTTACATGAAATATTCTTCTCGTTACGACGCCGTTTTAAAAGGAGAAGAGCCTAATATTTTTTCATTAGACTTTTCTGGAGGAGCTTTAGCAGATCTAGGTGTCTACCCATTGTATGCAGCAATTGGGTGGTTTGGCATACCTGAAACCAGCCATTACTACTGTACCAAAATCGCAACTGGCGTCGATGGCAAAGGGACGATCATCTTACGCTACAAAGATTTTGACGTCACCATATTAACCGGTAAAATCGTTAATTCTTTCTTGCCAGCTGAAATTTACGGCCTGAATAAAACTTTGTCGCTAGATAGCATTGAATCAATCACCACCATTGAAGTCGTTGATTGCAAAACAAAATTGAAAGAAAGCATTGCGAAAAAAACGTCCGAAAATCCAATGATGGATGAAGCGAAAGATTTTGCAGATGTGATCAACTTCCCAGAAGATATCAATAAGCAAAAAGAATACAAAGAGTGGCTGATTTTAAGCCAACAGGTAAACCAAATAATGACTAATTTACGTAAAGATGCTGATATCGTTTTTGCGGCAGATAAACTATAA
- a CDS encoding DEAD/DEAH box helicase, with protein MMIENSLPAFKEYWETLAYKEPSAIQEKVYEPLKTGKDVVGISPTGTGKTVAYALPTLEQVEPKAGLQVVILTPSQELSIQVGEVVQEWASQIGLNSQTIIGGANLKRQLDKLKEKPEIIVGTPGRIFEISETKKLKLHAVKTVILDEADQLLQQEQLATVRKLVNKMPGQRQMGFFSATSNELMEDLAKWFNVEPQWIDATEDDRSKGEVLHAFIETPTRKRVETLRRLTHMKDFRGLVFVNNVANLTLAFEKLNYEGISVAVLHGEKYKTERKQALQQFRDGKIKLLLTTDVGSRGLDIQGLPYVIQYDVPLTKESYIHRSGRTARMGKTGTVLTLVNERELREFKKLISSLEIKLNRVYLHGGEIVTELPIAEEQPERTEAVKAPVKVKKTIKPVSEKPKKEIVEPVVKKKKHRKKVDKNKGARRKPTNKKLN; from the coding sequence ATGATGATAGAAAATAGTTTACCCGCATTTAAAGAATATTGGGAAACCTTAGCGTATAAAGAACCTTCTGCTATTCAAGAAAAAGTGTATGAACCTTTAAAAACAGGAAAAGACGTGGTGGGTATTTCACCAACTGGAACTGGTAAAACAGTAGCCTATGCACTACCAACGTTAGAACAAGTTGAACCAAAAGCCGGCCTACAAGTAGTTATTTTAACTCCTTCACAAGAATTATCGATTCAAGTGGGCGAAGTGGTCCAAGAATGGGCAAGCCAAATAGGGTTAAACTCACAAACCATCATCGGTGGCGCAAATTTGAAACGTCAACTGGATAAATTGAAAGAAAAACCCGAGATCATTGTTGGAACTCCAGGACGCATCTTTGAAATTTCTGAAACCAAGAAATTAAAATTACATGCTGTAAAAACGGTGATTTTGGATGAAGCCGATCAATTGTTGCAACAAGAACAATTAGCAACAGTCAGAAAATTAGTCAATAAAATGCCTGGTCAACGCCAAATGGGCTTCTTTTCAGCTACCAGCAATGAATTGATGGAAGATTTAGCTAAATGGTTCAATGTTGAACCGCAATGGATCGATGCTACCGAAGATGATCGCTCTAAAGGGGAAGTGTTGCATGCTTTTATTGAAACACCTACGCGTAAACGGGTAGAGACACTAAGACGCTTGACACACATGAAAGATTTTAGAGGCTTAGTCTTTGTAAACAACGTGGCTAATTTGACATTAGCTTTTGAAAAGTTGAATTATGAAGGCATTTCCGTAGCCGTTTTGCATGGTGAAAAATACAAAACTGAACGCAAACAAGCGTTGCAACAGTTTCGTGATGGCAAAATCAAATTATTATTAACAACAGATGTCGGTTCTAGGGGATTAGACATCCAAGGATTGCCGTATGTGATCCAATACGATGTCCCGCTAACCAAAGAAAGCTACATTCACCGCTCAGGCCGTACTGCTCGAATGGGTAAGACCGGAACCGTTTTGACTTTAGTTAATGAACGGGAATTAAGAGAGTTCAAGAAGTTGATCTCATCGCTAGAAATCAAATTAAATCGCGTTTACTTGCACGGTGGCGAAATTGTGACAGAACTTCCTATAGCAGAAGAACAACCGGAGAGAACTGAAGCAGTAAAAGCACCTGTCAAAGTGAAAAAAACCATTAAACCAGTATCAGAAAAACCGAAAAAAGAAATCGTTGAACCAGTTGTTAAAAAGAAAAAGCACCGCAAAAAAGTTGATAAAAATAAGGGTGCCCGTAGAAAGCCGACAAATAAAAAACTAAATTAA